The DNA region GAGCGGCTCACGGGATACCGCATCTGGTACTATGCGGATGCCGGCGCCATTCTCTGGCAGATGACCTCGCTCTACATCCTGCCCATCTGGATGGTGACGGGCCTGCTGGCGGAGTTCATCTACAGGGAGCTGATGGACCCTGACCTCCTGGCGGCCTTGGAGTCTCCGCTGCCCGCCACGCCGGAAGAGACCGAGGCCTCGTTCCAGTTGATTCGGTAGACGCAGGCGTGGCCGTCGTAGCCGGACATCTCGATGACGATGTCCTGCGCACCGGCCACCCGCAGCCCCGCGTGGATGATGCCCGCGGTGAAGGCAGGGTAGGGGCCTACCTCGTTCATCCAGAGCTCGAACTGGGTGGGCCCCAGCTCACGCAGCTTGGATTCCGTGTAGTTGTTGCCAGCCCGGAAGTTCTGTGTGGCCCGCATCAGCGTCCTGCGGGGCCCCAGCACGCGAAGCAATGAGAGGACGGCGCGTCCCAGCATCGTCTCACGGAAGCCTTCGATATAGGCCTCACCCAGCTTCCAGGTGCCCTGCTCGAGCGGGAGTTGGGGAAAGAGCTCCTCCGACGTGATGCGAAGGAACGTCATCCACGCGTCGAAGGTGTAGGCTGGCCGGAGCTTCTGATCCACATCGAGCCCTGCCTGCCGCAGGCGTGCCTTGCACTCAGGCGTCAGGCGCCCGTGCAGTGCCCGCAGGAACAGGGCTTCGATGGTCTGCTCAAAAATGAGAAGCTCGTCGGCCATGAGGAGTGAACTCTAGCCGACGAGCTTCTCGATGTGAACCACGTACCCACCCGGAGCGTAGGCTCCGGAAGAGGAGTTTCAGGGCGTGGGTGCGGGGGGCGGGGTCGGCGTATCGACCGAAGTGCCCTGGATGATGGCGTTCTGCGGCAGCTCCGTGGCCATGCCCAGCACTTTCGCACCAGCGGTCTTCGCGCCGTCCAGCGCAGTGATGAGCCGCCCGTAGTTGGTGGCGTCATCCGCCATGAAGAAGACGACTTTGTCGTCCGCCTTCTTGGCCGCCAGCATGCGC from Myxococcus xanthus includes:
- a CDS encoding DUF2378 family protein; the protein is MADELLIFEQTIEALFLRALHGRLTPECKARLRQAGLDVDQKLRPAYTFDAWMTFLRITSEELFPQLPLEQGTWKLGEAYIEGFRETMLGRAVLSLLRVLGPRRTLMRATQNFRAGNNYTESKLRELGPTQFELWMNEVGPYPAFTAGIIHAGLRVAGAQDIVIEMSGYDGHACVYRINWNEASVSSGVAGSGDSKAARRSGSISSL